The Caldicellulosiruptor acetigenus DNA window ATATATTAAAAAAAGAAGTTGATTTAGTAATTTTGAATCATGCCTCACCTCTATTGAGGCATGAAGTAATTTCGGAAGGCATCTTATTGGTCGAAAAAGACCATAATAAGTTAGTAAATTTCAAAAAAATGAGTTTTTATTATTATCAAGATTGGCTGAATATTATGAAAATCAAGATGATGTATATAAAGGAAAGGATATCAGCTGATGGTAAAGAAAGAATTGGTCAGTGAGAAAATAGATAGGATATGGTTCAGCTTAAATAGAATAAAAAGATTTCAAAATATGAGCTTGGAAGAATTTAAAAAAGATCAAGATGCTCAGGACATAGTTATTCATAATCTTTTTTTGATAATTCAAAATCTAATAGATATAGGAAATCATATAATAGCAGATGAAGGTTTTGAAACACCAGGTTATTATGGAGAGATTCCTGAGATATTATCAAAAGAAAAGGTTATTTCGGAAAGTTTGGCTTCAGTTTTTAAAAAAATGATTTCTTTTCGAAATATAATTGTGCATGAGTATTCAAAGATAGAATTGGCAAAAGTCTATGATATTTTAATTAACGGCATTGATGATATAAAGAAAGTCCTTAGTGAGATTATAAACTATGTGAAGCTTTAAACAATAAATCTATAAAGTAAAAGAAGAGGAGATTTAAGATGGTAGTTCAAAAATCAGTTGTAAAATCAAGAGTTTTTGGCGAGCTTGAAGTAAGCGAAGAAAACATAATATTCTTTGAAGAAGGTATTCCTGCGTTTGAGAATTTAAAAAAATTTGTCATCATAAAAGAAGACGAAAGTCCATTTTATTGGCTTCAGTCAATTGAAGACAAAGATATTGCTTTTGTAATAATCAATCCTTTTGAAATAAAACCAGACTATGAATTTGATTTGCCAGATGAAGTTGTAAGTAAATTAGAAATAGACTCTCCTCAAAATGTTGCAGTTTTTTGCATTGTTGTAATTCCAGAAGATGTAAAGCAAACAAGAGTAAATCTCAAAGCTCCAATTATTATAAATGTGAACAAGAGAAAGGGAATGCAATATCTTTTAGATGATGAAAGGTATCCTCTGAGATATTACCTCTTTGAAAATTCAAATTCAAATGTGCAGAAATGAGGTATATAAAAGATGCTTGTTCTTTCGCGCAAAGTTGGCGACCAGATTTTAATT harbors:
- the mntA gene encoding type VII toxin-antitoxin system MntA family adenylyltransferase antitoxin gives rise to the protein MMEKDKIVKILKEYFEKEDNVIFAYLFGSYAKGKERENSDVDIAVYVNEEIANDSKKVLDFQIKHMSNISDILKKEVDLVILNHASPLLRHEVISEGILLVEKDHNKLVNFKKMSFYYYQDWLNIMKIKMMYIKERISADGKERIGQ
- the hepT gene encoding type VII toxin-antitoxin system HepT family RNase toxin, translated to MVKKELVSEKIDRIWFSLNRIKRFQNMSLEEFKKDQDAQDIVIHNLFLIIQNLIDIGNHIIADEGFETPGYYGEIPEILSKEKVISESLASVFKKMISFRNIIVHEYSKIELAKVYDILINGIDDIKKVLSEIINYVKL
- the fliW gene encoding flagellar assembly protein FliW; translated protein: MVVQKSVVKSRVFGELEVSEENIIFFEEGIPAFENLKKFVIIKEDESPFYWLQSIEDKDIAFVIINPFEIKPDYEFDLPDEVVSKLEIDSPQNVAVFCIVVIPEDVKQTRVNLKAPIIINVNKRKGMQYLLDDERYPLRYYLFENSNSNVQK